The genomic window GATGTCTCGCTCTTCAACTGAGGGATCGGAGGAAGGCCATGCAGAGAGTGCTCCCTTTTTCGAAGGACCAGATGGAACGGCTGATAGAGGAGTTCCCTACTCCCTTTCATCTTTACGACGAAAGGGGTATCAGGGAGACGGCGCGAAGGCTCTACGAGGCCTTCGATTGGGTTCCCGGCGGATTCAAGAACTTTTTTGCGGTGAAAGCCCTTCCCAACCCCTATATACTCAAGATCCTCAAGGAGGAGGGGATGGGTGCGGATTGCAGTTCTCTTCCCGAACTGGTCCTCGCTGAAAAGGTGGGGCTCTCGGGCGAGGAGATCATGTTCACTTCGAACAATACGCCGTATTGGGAGTACCAAAAGGCCTGGGAGTTGGGGGCCCGTATCAATCTCGACGATATCACCCACATCCCCTATCTCGAAGCGCATGTGGGAATACCCGAATTCATATGCATGCGTTACAACCCGGGGCCGCTCAAGAAGGGGAATGCCATCATCGGTCATCCCGAGGAATCCAAGTACGGGTTCACGCGGGAGCAGATCATAGAGGGATATCGCCTCCTCAAGGAGAAGGGGGCGAAACGGTTCGGGCTCCATACCATGGTGGTGTCGAACGAGCTCAATGTGGACTATTTCGAGGACACGGCACGGCTCCTCTTCTCCCTCGTCGCCGAGGTGAAGGAGGAGGTGGGAGTCGATATAGAGTTCATCAACCTCGGGGGGGGGATCGGTATACCCTACAGACCGGATCAGGAAGCGGTGGATCTCTACGAGCTTTCTCGGAGGATCAAGGCCGCCTATGACGAGATGATCGTGCGGAGAGGTCTCTACCCTGCACAAATCGTGATGGAGAACGGGAGGATGGTGACGGGTCCCCATGGGTTTCTGATCACGCGTGCGATCCACAGGAAGCATACCTACAAGCGCTTCATCGGTGTGGATGCGTGCATGGCGAACCTCATGAGACCGGGGATGTACGGCGCCTACCACCACATCACGGTCCTCGGAAAGGAAGACGTTCCGCCTTCGGAAGTCTACGACGTGGTGGGAAGTCTTTGCGAGAACATCGACAAGTTCGCCATCGACAGAGCGCTCCCTCCGATCGAGCCTGGAGACATCATCGTCATCCATGATACGGGTGCCCATGGCCATGCCATGGGTTTCAATTACAACGGGAAGCTCCGCTCCGCCGAGATTCTCCTGAGAGAGGATGGATCGGCGGTGTGCATCCGGAGGGCCGAGACGGTCGACGATTATTTCGCAACACTTGATTTCTCCGGACTCGATGATTTCTAGCCGGAGAAAGGGATGGGCATTTTCTCTTGTAATATCCCGGGGCTGGTTGTACAATAGTGCAATGAGTAGTCCCTTGAGGGAGGGGAGCCCGTACCATCCATGGAAGACTCTGAACTCACGAAAGAGCAGCTCGCGCTGTATCAGAAGCAGCTGTTTGATCTCAGACAACTCATCGAGATAAGCAAAGGTCTCAACACCAACCTCGAACTGGAAACGCTCATCGACAGCATCCTCTATGTCTGTATGGGGCAGCTCAGGGTGGTGAAAGTGGGCATCTTCGTGAGGCGGGGAGTGGGTGAGCACGACTTCGTCCTTCACAGGAACTACTTCGGTTTCGATCTCGTCCATGACGTGGAGTACCGGATTCCCGGAGAACATCCGATCATCTCTCTTCTCGAGAAGACCTCACAGCCTCTCACCCTTGAAGAGATGGGCAGGGTGATCTCCAGGGAGGAGATGGAACGGTTGCCGTTCTATTCCCTCTCCATCGATCTGGTGGTTCCCCTCGTGGCCAAAGGGGTGCTCTATGGGATCCTCATCCTGGGAGACAGGATCGACGGGGAACCCATCAGCCAGTACGAGAAGCGATACCTCATGGATCTGGCGGGTATCGCGAGTATCGCACTTCACAATGCCTTTCTTTACGAAATGGCGGTCACCGATTTCCTCACTCATCTCAAGCTGAGGAACTACTTCGATTCCATGCTCGCGGATCTCATGCTGGTGGTGGAACGCGAACAGACTCCGCTCTCCCTCATCATGGCCGACCTCGATCACTTCAAGCGACTCAACGATACGTACGGCCATCTCGCCGGGGACAAGGTACTCCAGGAGATCGCCCGTGTGATCCATTTTCATACGAGGAAAAACGACATCGCGGCCAGATACGGAGGCGAGGAGTTCGCGGTGCTCCTTCCCCATACGCCGCTCGAGGCGGCGGTGGGCATCGCCGACCGGATCCGGATCGCGGTGGAACACCTCGAGATCCCTTATGGTGGCGCCGTCATGCATATCACCATCTCGCTCGGCGTGGCGCAGTACGATCCCCGACGGGACGCCACTCCCGAGGATTTCATAGAGCGTGCCGACAAGGCCCTCTATATGGCAAAGGAGAAGGGAAGGAACAGGGTCTGTGTGTGAGGTTTGAAAAGCAGGGACAAGGATAGTATTATTGAAGTGATGAACGAAGTGAAGTTTCTCGAAGCGGAGGTCTGGACCGTCGCGCGGACAGAGGGAGGGAATGCGGTCCTTGTTCGCCCCAAGGGCTCGGAAAAGGTGGTCCCCATCTTCATAGGGCAGCTCGAGGCCCAGTCCATCCTCATCGGCCTCGGAAACGTGCCGATGCCCCGTCCGCTCACCCATGATCTCATACTCAACCTCTTCAGGGAGCTGGGAGTGGAGCTTCTCAAGGTGGAGATCTGTGACCTCAGGGAGGCGACATTCTATGCGCGTCTCGTCCTCTCCCATGAAGGGAAAACCCTTGTCATCGACTCCCGGCCTTCCGACGCCCTCGCTCTGGCGGTGAGGATGCATTGCCCGGTCTACGTCGCGGATTTCGTGGTGCAGGAGACGGCGATCTCGGTCCAGATCGTGGGGGAAGAGGAGGAACAGGCGCCGGATCCCAGGCAGCTCGAGGTCTCGCGTCTCGAGGAGGAGCTCAAGAAGGCCATAGAGAACGAGCGGTACGAGGAAGCCGCGCGTATCCGTGACAGGTTGAGGGAGTTGAGGAATTCACAGTGAAGCGGTTCGGGACACACGTGTGAAGGCGGATCAAGGAAGACATGGCGTTGTACTGGTGAAGCGTCTTCCTCTGTGGTTCTTCCATCTCTCGGCCCGGTACCAGAGACCTGTTCGATCCCTGCGGGAAGTGCCCGAGGAGGAGGTGGAGCGTATCTCGTCGAGGGGGATCACCTTCCTCTGGCTCATAGGTGTATGGGAGCGGAGCAACGCCTCGAGACGGCTCAAGGAGCTCATGGGGAAGGGGGATGTGCTGGGATCGGCCTATGCGATCACCGCGTACCGTGTGGACCCTTCGGCAGGCACCCGGGAGGATCTCCTCTCTTTGAGGAGGCGTCTCCATCGGTACGGGATCGGGCTCATGGTGGACGTGGTACCCAACCACACCGCCATCGATAGCGACTGGGTGTACGGGCATCCGGACTGGTTCATCTCCACGAGAGAAGCCCCCTTCCCCTGGTATCGATTTTCGGGTGAGAACCTCTCCAGCCACCCTCACATAGAGATCAGAGTGGAGGATGGGTACTACACCCGAAAGGATGCGGCGGTGGTCTTCGAGAGGCGTGACAGGCGCACGGGGGAGGTGCGATACCTCTATCATGGGAACGACAACCAGTCGGTGCCATGGAACGATACGGCGCAACTCGACTACACCAGGCAAGACCTTCGAGAGGAGATGCTCAGGACCATACGAAGGGTGGGAGAGGCGGCCGACGGGATACGTTTCGACGCTGCGATGCTCCTCATGAGAGACCAGTACCGGAGGCTCTGGTTCCCGGCCCCGGGCGAACGTACCATGGTTCCCTCGAGGGAACGCTTCTCCCTCGGGGATGAGGAGTTCTCGGCCCTCTACCCGCGTGAGTTCTGGGATGAGGTGGAGGAGGTGTGTCTCGAGTTTCCCCATCTCTTCACCGTGGCCGAGGTCTTCTGGGGACTCCAGGACGCGTGTGCCTCCCGGTTCTTCTTCGATGCAGTGTACGACGCCTCGTTCGCCGCGCACGTGGCCGCGGAGGAGAATTCCCGGTTTCAGGAGAGATTGAGAGATCTCGCCCGACGACCGGAACGGGCGGGCAGGATGCTCTTCTACCTCTCCAGCCCTGACGACCTTCCTCCTCTCATGAGATACGATCCCCTCAGGAAGTATCAGGGTGCGGTCGTCTTCCTGACCACCCTTCCGGGGAGTATCCTCTTCACACATGGCCAGTGGGAGGGTTTCAGAGAGAAGTATGAGATGGACGGGAAGAGTCCGGGCTGGGAGGAGGGTGCGGAGCTCGAAGCCTGGCACGATGAGACGATAACTCCTCTCCTGAAGGAGAGGGAGCTCTTCGCCCGTCCTGAGCGATGGGAAGTGTGCCGGTTCTCGACGGAGGGAGGCTTCGTCGAGGATGTCTTCTCCTTTTTCTCGCAGAGAGGAGGGAGGCGACACCTCGTCTGCTACAACAATTCTGGTTCTCCCAGGAATGGGATGGTCCTGAAGGAGGGGGGATGGGGGCCTCCTTCGGGAGGGGGGCGCAGGCTGTCCTGGTACGACCGGATCAGCGGGCGCCGTGGGGGCGGGGATCTGCACGTGGTGGAGAGAGAGGGTCTTCCTCTCGCGCTTGCCCCGTACCAGGCGGTGGTGCTGGAACTCTCCTACGAGTAGGGCTCGTACGGGGCCCGGGCGATGGGGATCCTTCGTCCCGTTCCGAAGGCCCGGGGAGAGATCTTCAGCACGGGAGGGGTCTGTCGTCGTTTGTGTTCTGCCCGCACGACCATGAGGAGTACGTGTCGCACGAGGTCGGGATCGAAGCCTCTGGCGATGATATCTTCTGCCGTGAGATTCCGGAGGAGGTAGAGTTCGAGGATCTGATCGAGGACCTCGTAGGGGGGGAGACTGTCCTGATCGGTCTGGTTGGGTCTGAGCTCGGCGGACGGGGGTTTGGTGAGGATCTCTTCAGGGATGACCCCGGTGTCCTCCCTGATATGTCGGGCGAGTGCGTATACCTGGGTCTTGAAGAGGTCTCCGATCACCGCAAGGGCGCCCGCGGTGTCCCCATAGATGGTGCAGTATCCTACGGCGAGTTCCGACTTGTTTCCGGTGGTGAGGACGAGGGAACGCATCTTGTTGGAATAGGCCATGAGGATGGTTCCCCTTATGCGGGCCTGGATGTTCTCCTCGGTGATGTCCCAGGGAAGCCCCTGGAACACGGGTTCCAGGGTGGAGAGGAAGGTGTCGAAGACAGCCCGGATGGGGAGCGTGT from Spirochaeta thermophila DSM 6192 includes these protein-coding regions:
- a CDS encoding diaminopimelate decarboxylase family protein — protein: MQRVLPFSKDQMERLIEEFPTPFHLYDERGIRETARRLYEAFDWVPGGFKNFFAVKALPNPYILKILKEEGMGADCSSLPELVLAEKVGLSGEEIMFTSNNTPYWEYQKAWELGARINLDDITHIPYLEAHVGIPEFICMRYNPGPLKKGNAIIGHPEESKYGFTREQIIEGYRLLKEKGAKRFGLHTMVVSNELNVDYFEDTARLLFSLVAEVKEEVGVDIEFINLGGGIGIPYRPDQEAVDLYELSRRIKAAYDEMIVRRGLYPAQIVMENGRMVTGPHGFLITRAIHRKHTYKRFIGVDACMANLMRPGMYGAYHHITVLGKEDVPPSEVYDVVGSLCENIDKFAIDRALPPIEPGDIIVIHDTGAHGHAMGFNYNGKLRSAEILLREDGSAVCIRRAETVDDYFATLDFSGLDDF
- the dgcA gene encoding diguanylate cyclase DgcA — encoded protein: MEDSELTKEQLALYQKQLFDLRQLIEISKGLNTNLELETLIDSILYVCMGQLRVVKVGIFVRRGVGEHDFVLHRNYFGFDLVHDVEYRIPGEHPIISLLEKTSQPLTLEEMGRVISREEMERLPFYSLSIDLVVPLVAKGVLYGILILGDRIDGEPISQYEKRYLMDLAGIASIALHNAFLYEMAVTDFLTHLKLRNYFDSMLADLMLVVEREQTPLSLIMADLDHFKRLNDTYGHLAGDKVLQEIARVIHFHTRKNDIAARYGGEEFAVLLPHTPLEAAVGIADRIRIAVEHLEIPYGGAVMHITISLGVAQYDPRRDATPEDFIERADKALYMAKEKGRNRVCV
- a CDS encoding bifunctional nuclease family protein, whose amino-acid sequence is MNEVKFLEAEVWTVARTEGGNAVLVRPKGSEKVVPIFIGQLEAQSILIGLGNVPMPRPLTHDLILNLFRELGVELLKVEICDLREATFYARLVLSHEGKTLVIDSRPSDALALAVRMHCPVYVADFVVQETAISVQIVGEEEEQAPDPRQLEVSRLEEELKKAIENERYEEAARIRDRLRELRNSQ
- a CDS encoding alpha-amylase family glycosyl hydrolase; its protein translation is MKRLPLWFFHLSARYQRPVRSLREVPEEEVERISSRGITFLWLIGVWERSNASRRLKELMGKGDVLGSAYAITAYRVDPSAGTREDLLSLRRRLHRYGIGLMVDVVPNHTAIDSDWVYGHPDWFISTREAPFPWYRFSGENLSSHPHIEIRVEDGYYTRKDAAVVFERRDRRTGEVRYLYHGNDNQSVPWNDTAQLDYTRQDLREEMLRTIRRVGEAADGIRFDAAMLLMRDQYRRLWFPAPGERTMVPSRERFSLGDEEFSALYPREFWDEVEEVCLEFPHLFTVAEVFWGLQDACASRFFFDAVYDASFAAHVAAEENSRFQERLRDLARRPERAGRMLFYLSSPDDLPPLMRYDPLRKYQGAVVFLTTLPGSILFTHGQWEGFREKYEMDGKSPGWEEGAELEAWHDETITPLLKERELFARPERWEVCRFSTEGGFVEDVFSFFSQRGGRRHLVCYNNSGSPRNGMVLKEGGWGPPSGGGRRLSWYDRISGRRGGGDLHVVEREGLPLALAPYQAVVLELSYE